Proteins from one Triticum aestivum cultivar Chinese Spring chromosome 7A, IWGSC CS RefSeq v2.1, whole genome shotgun sequence genomic window:
- the LOC123146916 gene encoding uncharacterized protein, with amino-acid sequence MSRKEGAVEAGGGEGSSSRAEGGGELAEALARRRLYREVTLALRAGLRDAGADFSFLRARGLRSLLGFLRSTAAAPDDSQLLLFRHSQSIPDLQVIPVLFQNSLHQPKDPAVTLDHIFGVEPTKITSPSTDSEIALALRVLEGCCLLYSRCTALAHKYKAVQVLLNILASRGPTEQGVCLDALISLMLDSPSNQIDFEEYSGLEKVAELLKDIQVEEHIRLKCGEFLLLLIGHVYVKENTPIHEQMRNLLGEQCASLIWAASRFGSTLDAEQRQMALQIQARRVVESLEPY; translated from the exons ATGAGCCGGAAGGAGGGGGCGGTGGAggcggggggaggggaggggtcgtCGTCGCGGGCGGAGGGGGGCGGGGAGCTGGCGGAGGCGCTGGCGCGGCGGCGGCTGTACCGGGAGGTGACGCTGGCGCTGCGGGCCGGGCTGCGCGACGCCGGGGCCGACTTCTCCTTCCTCCGCGCGCGGGGGCTCCGCAGCCTGCTCGGCTTcctccgctccaccgccgccgcgcccgacgaCTCGCAGCTGCTCCTCTTCCGCCACTCCCAGTCCATCCCCGATCTCCAAG TTATTCCAGTTCTCTTTCAGAATTCATTGCATCAACCAAAGGATCCTGCTGTGACATTGGACCATATATTTGGAGTCGAACCAACCAAGATTACGAGCCCCTCAACAGATTCCGAAATTGCTCTAGCTCTTCGAGTTTTGGAAGGTTGCTGCCTTTTGTATAGCAGATGCACTGCTCTGGCCCACAAGTACAAGGCTGTGCAG GTACTGCTGAATATATTAGCCAGCCGAGGTCCAACTGAGCAAGGGGTGTGCTTAGATGCTCTGATATCGTTGATGTTGGATTCACCTTCGAATCAGATT GATTTTGAGGAATACAGTGGACTTGAAAAGGTTGCTGAGCTTTTGAAGGATATTCAAGTGGAAGAACACATAAG GTTGAAATGCGGGGAATTTTTACTGTTGCTCATCGGGCATGTTTATGTGAAGGAAAACACTCCCATACATGAGCAGATGAGAAACTTACTCGGGGAGCAGTGTGCGTCACTCATATGGGCAGCGAGCCGGTTTGGATCCACCCTCGATGCAGAGCAGAGGCAGATGGCCCTGCAAATACAAGCGAGGAGAGTCGTTGAATCCCTGGAGCCCTACTAG
- the LOC123146915 gene encoding pentatricopeptide repeat-containing protein At1g60770, with the protein MATATRAKDLARRSPKKYVEEALYRRLFRRGSTPQAVREEVDGFLGSRKRAFKWEVGVCVRRLRRQELYRPALKLTEVMTRRGMNPTVGDQAIRLDLVAKSRGIAAAEKYFMDLPETSKTHLTYGALLNCYCKELMTEKAGSLMEKMKELNFAFTAMSYNSLMTLYTKVNQPEMVPSIIQDMKADDVLPDVYTYNVWMRSLAARQDILGVERVIEEMTRDGRVAPDWTTYSNLASIYVDAGLPEKAEAALKELEKRNTGSDLEAYQFLITLYGRTQNLVEVHRVWRSLKRNNPRKANMSYLNMIQVLANLKDLPAAEACFKEWEARYIRPPKTKATDAVTTETSKLEEEASTEASNNDSDVKETEDKGTEELDLKRPKYDIRVANALMKAYVTEGMLDKAIALKKRAKMRGGRLNAKTWEIFMEHYLKVGDLKNAHWCADRAIKKGHSSGRIWVPPHDVTETLMGYFEKKKDVDGAESFVEVLKKVQKDLGTVVFEPLVRTYAAAGKKFPGMRHRLKIENVELSEETDKLVDSICVD; encoded by the exons atggcgacggcgacgagggcgAAGGACCTGGCGCGGAGGTCGCCGAAGAAGTACGTGGAGGAGGCGCTCTACCGGCGGCTGTTCCGGCGGGGGTCGACGCCGCAGGCGGTGCGGGAGGAGGTGGACGGCTTCCTCGGCAGCCGCAAGCGCGCCTTCAAGTGGGAGGTCGGCGTCTGCGTCCGCCGCCTCCGGCGCCAGGAGCTCTACCGCCCCGCCCTCAAG CTTACTGAAGTTATGACTAGAAGAGGCATGAATCCTACAGTCGGTGATCAAGCAATCCGCTTGGATCTTGTTGCCAAATCGAGAGGCATCGCTGCTGCTGAGAAGTACTTCATGGACCTCCCAGAAACTTCTAAAACACATCTCACATATGGCGCTCTTCTCAACTGTTACTGCAAGGAGTTAATGACTGAGAAGGCTGGGTCCCTTATGGAGAAAATGAAGGAGCTCAACTTTGCTTTCACTGCTATGTCCTACAACAGCTTAATGACACTATACACCAAGGTCAACCAACCTGAGATGGTTCCCAGCATCATCCAGGACATGAAGGCAGATGATGTATTGCCTGATGTCTATacctataatgtttggatgaggtcCCTTGCAGCTCGTCAAGACATATTAGGGGTTGAGAGGGTGATTGAAGAGATGACAAGGGATGGCCGTGTTGCTCCTGATTGGACAACATACAGTAACCTGGCTTCCATATACGTTGATGCTGGACTGCCTGAGAAGGCAGAAGCCGCTCTTAAGGAGCTGGAGAAGCGCAACACTGGCAGTGATCTTGAAGCCTACCAGTTCCTCATTACACTGTATGGGCGAACACAAAATTTAGTGGAAGTTCATCGTGTTTGGCGGTCATTGAAGCGGAATAATCCTAGGAAGGCAAACATGAGCTATCTTAACATGATTCAGGTTCTGGCGAACTTGAAGGATCTGCCTGCTGCTGAGGCCTGCTTCAAAGAGTGGGAAGCCCGGTATATCCGTCCACCTAAGACTAAAGCAACTGATGCTGTGACAACTGAAACTTCTAAGTTGGAAGAAGAAGCTTCAACCGAGGCATCTAATAATGATTCTGATGTTAAGGAAACAGAGGACAAGGGAACAGAGGAGCTTGACCTGAAACGTCCTAAATACGACATCCGGGTTGCAAATGCTCTGATGAAAGCATACGTTACAGAGGGTATGCTTGACAAGGCCATTGCTCTCAAGAAGCGTGCCAAGATGCGCGGAGGAAGGCTTAACGCGAAGACGTGGGAGATTTTCATGGAGCACTATCTCAAGGTAGGGGATCTGAAGAATGCCCATTGGTGCGCCGACCGTGCAATCAAGAAGGGGCACAGCAGCGGCAGAATCTGGGTGCCGCCACATGATGTGACTGAGACCTTGATGGGCTACTTTGAGAAGAAGAAAGACGTGGACGGCGCTGAGAGTTTCGTCGAGGTGCTAAAGAAAGTGCAGAAAGATCTGGGGACGGTGGTGTTCGAGCCGCTGGTACGGACGTACGCGGCGGCTGGAAAGAAGTTCCCCGGTATGCGACACCGTCTGAAGATCGAAAACGTGGAACTCAGCGAGGAAACTGACAAGCTGGTCGATTCCATATGTGTTGATTGA